In one window of Helianthus annuus cultivar XRQ/B chromosome 17, HanXRQr2.0-SUNRISE, whole genome shotgun sequence DNA:
- the LOC110924467 gene encoding transcription factor bHLH162-like has product MQFYANISDLSHSIMKKANNIPERKVIERNRRNNMKILYSQLFSLVPDRFKSEGNMEISERINETINYIESLKANIEKMKDKKKSHAASASQSLGIQIHEMSPDVDVVMITGLKNHSIFCDIIRVLNQCSAEVRQANFSVSGLCTFHVHGKKIEVTDIYRRLNGLLTGSSKIEEPNIHVQSCLEEEGNLDLWDFEICSDVWFMG; this is encoded by the exons ATGCAATTTTATGCTAACATAAGTGATTTGAGTCATAGTATTATGAAGAAGGCCAATAACATACCAGAAAGAAAGGTTATTGAAAGAAACCGGAGGAACAACATGAAAATCCTCTACTCTCAGCTGTTTTCTCTCGTCCCTGATCGTTTTAAATCCGAG GGAAACATGGAAATATCTGAGAGGATTAATGAAACTATAAATTACATTGAAAGCCTGAAAGCCAACATTGAGAAAATGAAGGACAAGAAGAAGAGTCATGCGGCTTCAGCTTCCCAATCGCTTGGTATTCAAATCCATGAAATGAGTCCAGATGTAGATGTAGTTATGATTACTGGATTGAAAAATCATTCCATTTTTTGTGACATTATTCGGGTTCTTAATCAATGTAGTGCTGAAGTAAGGCAGGCGAACTTTTCAGTCAGCGGACTTTGTACATTCCATGTACATGGTAAGAAG ATTGAAGTCACAGATATATATAGGAGGCTAAATGGATTACTAACTGGATCTTCCAAAATCGAAGAACCAAACATTCATGTGCAATCATGCTTGGAAGAAGAAGGGAACTTAGATTTATGGGACTTTGAGATCTGCTCCGACGTATGGTTTATGGGCTGA